One Mycobacteroides salmoniphilum DNA segment encodes these proteins:
- a CDS encoding GNAT family N-acetyltransferase, which produces MDSRSDSTSKIDSLYTAIVFSQWPINRPFVSASVRYPAEVRASDGPTPPCLGPVEIDGMTVMLRTPRLSDGASWRETNLRYEQRLAPAFGRTDMAWSGAHSPYMWIHTWKQALSDAARGWVSCLLVHLDGGREQVVGHLAMAGRHPRTGGTEVSTWTAGVPHTATMWAQASLIITGFEANPNIPHAVAPLAVQNVPVQRLAQAVGWSELQTCRKLRMYDGKPTDHQIWFQSNTAENLAALRHKRDTFSGNATAGVPGCRSRVSWCDLVARGHYELRNWGRHTTSVTNSQVVLDVSGKTMGCVEISVDPGSSTTELISRPHPDVSEDMLAPTVADLAGRLTRAPSATRRIVVAARTDDQPLIDALSAHGFQNEGLTLPTLGEAVVTRQLWAHVAES; this is translated from the coding sequence GTGGACTCTCGTAGCGACTCCACATCCAAAATAGACAGCCTGTACACAGCAATCGTCTTCTCGCAGTGGCCGATTAATCGGCCATTCGTGTCCGCCTCGGTGCGCTACCCTGCCGAGGTGCGTGCAAGCGACGGACCCACCCCGCCATGCCTGGGGCCGGTTGAAATCGACGGTATGACGGTCATGCTGCGCACGCCGCGGCTCTCCGATGGTGCATCGTGGCGGGAAACCAACCTGCGGTATGAGCAGCGGCTGGCGCCGGCGTTCGGCCGCACGGATATGGCGTGGTCGGGTGCGCACTCGCCATACATGTGGATTCATACCTGGAAGCAGGCACTCTCCGACGCGGCACGGGGGTGGGTTTCTTGTCTGCTCGTACATCTCGATGGAGGCCGTGAGCAGGTGGTGGGCCATCTCGCCATGGCGGGGCGGCACCCACGAACGGGCGGTACCGAGGTATCAACATGGACGGCCGGTGTTCCCCACACGGCCACCATGTGGGCGCAGGCATCGCTGATCATCACCGGTTTCGAGGCCAATCCGAACATTCCGCACGCGGTGGCACCGCTGGCGGTTCAGAACGTTCCGGTGCAACGACTGGCCCAGGCCGTGGGCTGGTCAGAGCTGCAGACATGCCGCAAGCTGCGCATGTACGACGGAAAGCCCACCGATCATCAGATCTGGTTTCAGAGCAACACCGCCGAGAACCTGGCCGCGCTACGCCACAAGCGGGACACGTTCTCAGGCAACGCAACCGCCGGGGTACCCGGGTGTCGATCACGGGTTTCCTGGTGCGATCTCGTGGCGCGCGGGCATTACGAACTGCGCAACTGGGGTCGGCACACCACCTCTGTTACGAATAGCCAAGTGGTGTTGGATGTTTCGGGCAAGACCATGGGGTGCGTCGAGATTTCCGTCGATCCGGGTAGTTCCACCACCGAGCTCATCAGTAGGCCGCATCCCGATGTTTCCGAGGACATGCTCGCCCCGACAGTCGCAGACCTGGCCGGGCGTTTGACGCGTGCTCCATCAGCCACGAGGCGGATCGTGGTTGCGGCGCGCACCGATGACCAGCCCCTGATCGATGCGCTCTCCGCACACGGCTTCCAGAATGAGGGGCTCACCCTGCCCACCCTCGGCGAGGCCGTGGTTACCCGCCAGCTGTGGGCCCACGTCGCAGAAAGCTAA
- a CDS encoding DUF6194 family protein produces the protein MDEGAIIEYIVTTFPDLRHEVVQGNWFFFRGSDRQMPIITLMSNEAFDTYSDLGRPSVYRLNIGVSGDTFDSVVSVGDDEPTDADYTEFDRVLPHPEYGGAKWVCVVNPGEDTFGEVIRPLLTEAYARGRRD, from the coding sequence ATGGATGAGGGCGCCATCATCGAATACATCGTCACGACGTTCCCGGACCTTCGGCACGAGGTTGTGCAGGGCAACTGGTTCTTCTTCCGCGGCTCCGACCGCCAGATGCCCATCATCACCCTGATGTCGAACGAGGCGTTCGACACGTACTCCGATCTGGGGCGACCGTCGGTGTACCGGCTCAACATCGGGGTCAGCGGTGACACCTTCGACAGCGTCGTCTCGGTCGGAGACGACGAACCGACCGACGCCGACTACACCGAGTTCGACCGGGTTCTCCCCCATCCCGAATATGGCGGCGCCAAATGGGTATGCGTGGTCAACCCGGGTGAAGACACCTTCGGTGAGGTGATCCGTCCGCTGCTGACCGAGGCGTATGCGCGCGGTCGGCGCGATTAG
- a CDS encoding competence/damage-inducible protein A yields MLRAGIVVTGTEVLTGRVADANGPWLSEHLREVGVDVAHICVCGDRKEDLTAQLQFLADQGVDLIVTSGGLGPTADDMTLPTVAEFAGTTLVFDANLEEAIMNRLRPMANRWENVDWEALRVGIAKQALVPAQGEVLDPVGTAPGAIMSTGAVLIVVLPGPPHELQRMWTSAVEAGPFRALLGDDVTAIEQTTLRLYGITEPDIAETLRLAESALGDLAALEITTCLRRSEVEVVTRFEASAQHLWTRLYEFIQARHGAALFSSDGSTVDQLVAGLLRGKRLAVAESCTAGLLGARIADVPGSSEYFLGGVISYANDVKIGQLHVDRQLLAEHGAVSPQVAEAMADGALKALGADIAMSTTGVAGPGGGTPEKPVGTVCFCVKTAAGEKADLQVVIPGNRNQIRERSTTVALHLLRRLLRR; encoded by the coding sequence ATGTTGCGCGCGGGAATCGTCGTCACGGGTACGGAGGTCCTCACCGGGCGGGTGGCCGATGCGAATGGCCCGTGGCTGTCCGAACATCTTCGGGAAGTGGGCGTCGATGTCGCACATATTTGTGTGTGTGGAGACCGCAAAGAGGATCTGACGGCACAACTGCAGTTTCTTGCCGATCAAGGTGTGGATCTCATCGTCACATCCGGCGGCCTTGGGCCCACAGCCGACGATATGACGCTACCGACTGTGGCTGAATTTGCCGGTACCACACTTGTTTTCGACGCCAATCTGGAAGAAGCCATCATGAATCGGCTGCGTCCGATGGCGAACCGCTGGGAGAATGTGGACTGGGAGGCGCTGCGCGTCGGCATCGCCAAACAGGCACTCGTGCCGGCGCAAGGTGAGGTACTTGATCCGGTGGGCACTGCGCCGGGAGCGATCATGAGCACGGGTGCCGTTCTCATCGTGGTGCTGCCCGGACCTCCACATGAGCTCCAGCGAATGTGGACGTCGGCCGTCGAGGCCGGGCCCTTCCGGGCGCTCCTCGGCGACGATGTCACGGCCATCGAGCAGACCACGCTGCGTCTGTACGGAATCACCGAGCCCGATATCGCAGAGACGCTGCGCCTCGCCGAAAGTGCGTTAGGAGACCTTGCCGCACTGGAGATCACGACCTGCCTGCGACGCAGCGAGGTCGAGGTGGTCACCCGATTCGAGGCGTCCGCCCAGCATCTGTGGACTCGCCTCTACGAATTCATCCAGGCCCGACATGGTGCGGCGCTGTTCTCCTCCGACGGTTCAACCGTCGACCAACTGGTGGCGGGACTGCTCCGCGGGAAGCGCCTGGCCGTGGCGGAGTCGTGCACAGCAGGGCTGTTGGGGGCACGGATCGCCGATGTGCCGGGCTCTTCGGAATACTTCCTGGGCGGGGTGATCAGCTACGCGAACGATGTCAAAATTGGCCAGCTGCATGTGGATCGGCAGCTACTCGCCGAGCACGGCGCGGTGTCTCCGCAGGTCGCCGAGGCCATGGCGGACGGCGCATTGAAGGCGCTGGGTGCCGATATCGCGATGTCGACCACGGGTGTGGCCGGTCCCGGCGGTGGAACGCCGGAGAAGCCGGTGGGCACGGTGTGCTTCTGTGTGAAAACCGCGGCGGGGGAGAAGGCCGACCTCCAGGTCGTTATCCCCGGAAACCGCAACCAGATTCGTGAGCGTTCCACCACTGTCGCGCTGCATCTGTTGCGCCGACTGCTGCGGCGATAG
- a CDS encoding universal stress protein, translated as MTDEPDLHLVVGWDRYPPSTAALHFGIDLARRLDACVHVVHVLDMDDEPSDPDTDSWEAQAGTAVAAAEAEALEELSGQEVAWKYHRAHGSATAALLAVAHQHAALMIILGSPRGGPASAVEALLGQSVSHRLIGAKRVPLVLVPAS; from the coding sequence ATGACCGACGAGCCCGATCTGCATCTAGTGGTCGGATGGGACAGATACCCGCCGAGCACTGCCGCGCTGCATTTCGGGATCGATCTGGCCCGGCGCCTCGACGCGTGTGTACACGTGGTGCATGTCCTCGACATGGACGACGAACCCTCGGATCCCGACACGGACAGTTGGGAAGCTCAGGCGGGCACCGCGGTTGCCGCAGCCGAGGCGGAGGCGCTGGAAGAGCTCTCCGGCCAGGAAGTGGCCTGGAAGTACCATCGCGCCCATGGGTCCGCGACCGCTGCGCTTCTCGCCGTGGCGCACCAGCACGCGGCGCTGATGATCATCCTGGGTAGCCCACGGGGAGGACCGGCATCGGCAGTGGAGGCACTGCTCGGGCAGTCTGTGTCGCATCGCCTCATCGGCGCGAAGCGGGTTCCACTCGTCCTGGTGCCTGCCTCCTGA
- a CDS encoding fluoride efflux transporter FluC: MGPNVTGGQREEFPRPLHLRPYALLWVFLGGMCGTGLRYWFEQMWPASGASWPWGTFAVNLTGAFVLGVLLETLMLLGPDGGWRQRARLFLGTGVCGAFTTYSALALEISTLARNGFSGIAVGYALVSVAAGLAAAMAGIAAAAQALARYSGGSA, translated from the coding sequence ATGGGACCGAATGTGACTGGTGGACAACGCGAGGAATTCCCGCGCCCCCTACATCTGCGGCCGTACGCACTGCTGTGGGTGTTTCTCGGCGGCATGTGCGGCACCGGGCTGCGGTACTGGTTCGAGCAGATGTGGCCGGCCTCCGGCGCGTCGTGGCCCTGGGGAACATTCGCGGTCAACCTGACCGGAGCGTTCGTCCTTGGCGTGCTGCTGGAAACCCTCATGCTGCTGGGGCCCGATGGCGGCTGGCGTCAGCGGGCCCGGTTGTTTCTTGGCACGGGTGTCTGCGGCGCCTTCACCACCTACAGCGCACTCGCGCTGGAGATCAGCACTCTCGCCCGCAACGGATTTTCGGGTATCGCCGTCGGGTACGCGTTGGTCAGCGTCGCCGCGGGTTTGGCCGCCGCGATGGCGGGGATAGCCGCTGCCGCACAAGCCCTCGCGCGCTACTCGGGGGGTTCGGCGTGA
- a CDS encoding GNAT family N-acetyltransferase, with protein MPSKSQNRSSVDRGPVAIDGVTVMLRPPRLADGPSWRTTALTFTERLSPAFNREDMDWESAHSPVIWVDTWRSARADARAGGVSYLLVRIDEGAERVVGHFSMTGTDPRTGGAEISTWAVDVPSAVSTWAQLTTVLSAFEENPAIPHALAPTATSNVRANRFSHSMGWTQLQTRRALRTYDGQVSDHHMWILANTAEYRDSVRHRLSEIPITRTPLTPSRARLPDAEYLTAWARFAVIRTRQLIGAALRTTPPETVFEIPAASGEVVQVESAGRGRYRVTVAARPGGSIEVHSDVGTSTTELVPRFESRISDDARVSALTALASHLTACPDRSRRTVIAVSAVDRTLADRLAALGFIDEGDAPPTLGDDGGTLRMWTLVATPHPK; from the coding sequence GTGCCTAGCAAATCCCAAAACCGGTCGTCGGTGGACCGAGGTCCCGTCGCGATCGACGGGGTGACGGTGATGCTACGGCCGCCCCGGCTCGCGGACGGCCCATCCTGGCGCACGACCGCGTTGACCTTCACCGAACGGCTTTCGCCGGCGTTCAATCGTGAGGACATGGACTGGGAGAGTGCACATTCACCGGTGATCTGGGTGGACACCTGGCGTTCGGCCCGTGCGGACGCGCGAGCAGGGGGAGTCTCGTATCTGCTGGTAAGGATCGATGAGGGCGCCGAAAGGGTCGTCGGCCATTTCTCGATGACCGGAACAGATCCACGAACCGGTGGCGCCGAGATCTCGACCTGGGCGGTCGATGTTCCCTCGGCCGTGAGTACGTGGGCACAGCTGACCACGGTGCTCTCCGCGTTCGAAGAAAACCCCGCCATCCCGCATGCGCTGGCGCCGACCGCGACATCGAACGTGCGCGCAAACAGATTCTCGCACTCCATGGGTTGGACCCAGCTACAGACACGTCGAGCCCTGCGCACATACGACGGGCAGGTATCGGACCATCACATGTGGATTCTCGCGAACACGGCCGAGTACCGCGACTCGGTCAGGCACCGACTCTCGGAAATTCCCATCACGAGAACACCTTTGACGCCTTCGCGGGCCCGCCTGCCGGATGCTGAGTATCTGACGGCATGGGCCCGATTCGCGGTGATCCGCACCCGTCAGTTGATCGGCGCCGCGCTGCGAACGACCCCACCGGAGACCGTGTTCGAAATACCTGCTGCCAGTGGCGAAGTGGTGCAGGTCGAGTCGGCCGGCCGTGGGCGATACCGAGTGACGGTGGCCGCGCGGCCTGGCGGTTCAATCGAGGTCCATTCCGACGTTGGCACGTCGACAACGGAATTGGTGCCGCGATTCGAGTCGCGGATATCAGACGACGCCCGCGTTTCGGCGTTGACCGCACTCGCGAGCCACCTGACCGCTTGCCCTGATCGGTCGCGCCGGACGGTCATCGCGGTCAGTGCTGTCGACAGGACCCTTGCGGATCGGCTCGCCGCGCTTGGTTTCATCGACGAAGGTGACGCGCCACCGACCCTCGGTGACGACGGTGGCACCCTGCGGATGTGGACTCTCGTAGCGACTCCACATCCAAAATAG
- a CDS encoding fluoride efflux transporter FluC, which yields MIVIAVILAGALGAVLRFVVDSAIKHRRTYLFPWATLLINLTGSAVIGVLAGAVIFHHSPSTLLTVLGTGFCGGYTTFSTASVESVRLIERREWFLALCNTFGTLLGTVGACAAGLALAWSMA from the coding sequence GTGATAGTCATCGCCGTGATACTCGCCGGGGCACTGGGCGCGGTGTTGCGATTCGTCGTCGATTCCGCCATCAAACATCGACGGACCTACCTTTTTCCCTGGGCGACGCTGCTCATCAATCTCACCGGGTCGGCCGTCATCGGCGTATTGGCGGGAGCGGTGATCTTCCACCATTCTCCGTCAACATTGCTGACCGTCCTGGGAACCGGCTTCTGTGGTGGCTATACAACCTTCAGCACTGCCAGCGTCGAATCGGTGCGACTCATTGAGCGGCGTGAATGGTTCCTCGCCCTGTGCAACACGTTCGGCACCCTGCTGGGCACCGTGGGAGCATGCGCCGCGGGACTAGCGCTGGCATGGTCGATGGCGTGA
- a CDS encoding HD domain-containing protein, with product MAFMPLFVVGARALTEPMTSEFDWHWATRTGGEVSTAQRRALLGRLFRALPAMVSDAVKTRMGRRGQGRVEFGSIAVPDSALARAAEQEARDSVTPHVLEHSYRTYFFGKALAAFDGAQVDDELVYIASLLHDLQLEHPTPGRCFAVVGGQRAAQFVRDRGATEDRAQAVGAAIAAHITLGASENLSDPGGFVSAGAGTDVFGLRLSDLDAAWVDELLCRHPRLEFKRHMLKAWAAEGAAVPHGRAAWLTRYAAFPLLVKAAPFDQ from the coding sequence ATGGCATTCATGCCACTGTTCGTTGTGGGCGCACGGGCCTTGACTGAGCCCATGACGAGCGAATTCGACTGGCACTGGGCGACGCGGACCGGCGGCGAGGTCTCGACGGCCCAGCGCCGGGCATTGTTGGGACGCTTGTTTCGTGCGTTGCCCGCAATGGTCAGCGATGCCGTCAAAACCAGGATGGGCCGGCGCGGGCAGGGGCGTGTCGAATTCGGATCGATCGCGGTACCCGATAGCGCGCTCGCACGTGCCGCCGAGCAGGAGGCACGTGACTCGGTGACACCGCACGTACTCGAACACTCATACCGCACCTACTTTTTCGGGAAGGCGCTGGCCGCATTCGACGGCGCGCAGGTCGATGACGAGCTCGTCTACATCGCGAGCCTGTTGCACGATCTACAACTCGAGCACCCGACGCCCGGACGGTGCTTCGCCGTCGTCGGCGGGCAGCGCGCCGCACAGTTCGTCAGGGATCGAGGTGCCACCGAGGACCGCGCGCAGGCGGTGGGCGCCGCCATCGCGGCACATATCACCCTTGGCGCCAGTGAAAACCTCTCAGATCCGGGCGGATTCGTGTCGGCCGGTGCGGGAACCGATGTCTTCGGCCTACGGCTGTCGGACCTCGACGCCGCCTGGGTGGATGAGCTGCTGTGTCGACATCCTCGGCTGGAATTCAAGCGGCACATGCTCAAGGCCTGGGCGGCCGAGGGCGCCGCGGTACCGCACGGTCGCGCTGCGTGGCTGACCCGTTATGCGGCGTTCCCGCTACTGGTCAAGGCCGCCCCCTTTGACCAGTAG